The sequence TTCTCTGATCTTATCTACATCTATAGGTTCCCTTACCCCATCCCTATTGATGACCATCCTATTCATATTATTTTACCTCTTTTAAAAAACTATCCATGGTAAAGAATTTATTGTTGTATTCAATTATCGGGGCTGACATTATCTTAGCCTTACTGGCCACAATCCTCAACTCTTTAATATCCTCTATATATTCAAACTCTGCACCATCATTTATTAACTTAGACTTTAATTCCTCACACTGTCTGCAATTTTCTTTTCCGTATATTTTTATCATTTCAAATACCTCCTGTTGTGATTATGTCTTTTTTATATACTAGATATAGTACACTATAAGTTTTACCATAGTTTTGTACAAATTACAATTATAAAATGGTTATAAAAACATCTTTAAAAAACAAGGCAGGAAACTCCTACCTTATTTTTTCATATTCTTCCACGGTATCTATATCTAAAAAATCATTTCCACCAGAAAAATCTAAATATTTTACACTGTTTAAATTTTTATTTATTATTTCTTTACCGCCTGTATCACCATCTAATTTCAGGAGTTCTTCCCTGTAAACTCTGCCAAATATCACAGGACTCTTTCGCTTCCCTGAGAGCCTGGGAACCGCTATACATCCATCCTCAGAAATATCCATTATTTTTTTTATAACCTCTCCCCTGAGAAAGGGCTGGTCCCCGGTAAAAAACATAAAATTAGAATCTGCATCTGTATTTTTTACTCCTAATTTTATACTTTCACTGATTCCATTTTGAGGGGTCATATTTATAACAGATATATAACCATATGATTCAGCCAATTTATCTACCTCATCATACTGGGTAACCACTATAACTTTGTGAAAGTTTATCCGAGACAACTGACGGAAAAGATGTTCAACCATGGGAATATTGTCTTTTAACAGCAGGAGTTTATTTTTACCCATCCGTGAACTATACCCAGAGGCAAGGACTATAGCTGTAATCATAAGATCCCCCCTGCTATTATTTCCCCATGAAATTTTTTCTCATATAGTTTAATTTTTATCTCTTCTATAATTTTTAAATTTTCCATCAAATCTACCTTACTGAAAAATATAATCTTTTTACCCTTTGAATTTTTAAAGATCCCATCTTTTTTTATAATAATTTCAACACAGTCATCTATGGTCAGGATATCTCCTTCTTTTTTACCTGTTAATCTGCAAAATAATTCTACCCTGTGGACAATCTCTTCATCTATTGGTTTCCCTATCTGGGTGAGATCTATTACACCTATGGTTATAGTGGTATTACCACAGATAACCGGCTCGTTTTCACTCCACCCCTTAAGGGGCTTCATCCGGGAACCGTCTGCTTCTATAAAGGTATAGTCAAAATATTTTGTCAGACCTTCTAAATCTGCCATAGGCAGACTGGATAGTTTACCTTTATATTTAGGAGCCACCACATAAAGACTATTTTTAAGCGTAAAAGATTCTGTATCTAAAAAATTTATATCATGATAAAGATAATCATAATTTAGAGGTGTAAATATTTTGGTAGTTGTAGTCATAAGTACAGAGTTGTCTGCACTATATTTATTGGATAGATAATTTAAAAGGGTGGTCTTCCCCCCTGCTCCTAATATGGATACCACATCTCCTTTTTTCAAATTTAAATCTATCATATCTAACCTCTCTCGGCTGTCGCCACTTTATATTTTACCTTTTAAAATTCTGCATTCACTATCCCCATAAGTACTTTTTCCGGAGTGATAGGTAATGTCCTTATCCTTACCCCTGTAGCATTTGCTACTGCATCTGCAATGGCAGGAGCAGAAGTGTTTATAACTACCTCTCCTATGGATTTAGCACCAAATGGGCCTGTAGGTTCAAAACTAGGTTTGAATTCTACCCTTATGTCTCCCACATCGCATCTGGATGGTATCTTATACTGCATAAATGTATCGGAGATCATCTTCCCTTTTGCGTCATACTTTATATCTTCAAACAATGCCAGCCCTATCCCCTGGGCTACTCCTCCCTCAACCTGGATTCTTGCCAGATTTGGATTTATCACTGTACCACAGTCAACTACAGCTACATAGTCTACCATTTCCACCTTACCGGTTTCCAAATCTACTTCGACTTCAGCAAACCCGGCTATAAATGGCGGTGGAGAAGTGTATCCCCCCCAGGTACCGGTAGTCATAATCTGATTCTGACCTTTATATGACACCAGTTTATATGCTATCTCATCCAAAGAGATCTCTTTTCCGTCTTTTAATAACAGTGATTCCCCGTTAAATTCGATGTCTTCCTCTGGTACATTTAAGATCTTAGAGGCCCCCTCAACTATCTTTTCCACCATGAGATTAGCGGCCTTTATAACTGCATTCCCTGTAACATAGGTTCCGCTGGATGCATAGGCACCCGGATCATATGGATTTACATCTGTATCTGTACTATTTACTATTATCTTAGATACAGGTACACCTAATATCTCTGCTGCCATCTGGGCTACTACTGTGTCACATCCCTGCCCCATATCACTGACTCCTACTAATAACGTGTAGAACCCGTCATCATTTAATTTTAATGTGGCAGATGCCGTATCTATTCCATGGATTCCAGATCCCTGCATAGTTACAGCCATCCCGATACCCCTGGCTTTTGTAGGTGATATCTTCTGCATAGGATATTTTTTATCCCATCCGATCATCTCCTTCCCCCGGGTAATGCACTCATCTAAAGTACTGCTGGCCAGCTCGATAGACTTCTCTCCCACAAAACTGTTC comes from Psychrilyobacter piezotolerans and encodes:
- a CDS encoding glutaredoxin family protein, which translates into the protein MIKIYGKENCRQCEELKSKLINDGAEFEYIEDIKELRIVASKAKIMSAPIIEYNNKFFTMDSFLKEVK
- a CDS encoding nucleotidyltransferase family protein; its protein translation is MITAIVLASGYSSRMGKNKLLLLKDNIPMVEHLFRQLSRINFHKVIVVTQYDEVDKLAESYGYISVINMTPQNGISESIKLGVKNTDADSNFMFFTGDQPFLRGEVIKKIMDISEDGCIAVPRLSGKRKSPVIFGRVYREELLKLDGDTGGKEIINKNLNSVKYLDFSGGNDFLDIDTVEEYEKIR
- the yqeC gene encoding selenium cofactor biosynthesis protein YqeC, yielding MIDLNLKKGDVVSILGAGGKTTLLNYLSNKYSADNSVLMTTTTKIFTPLNYDYLYHDINFLDTESFTLKNSLYVVAPKYKGKLSSLPMADLEGLTKYFDYTFIEADGSRMKPLKGWSENEPVICGNTTITIGVIDLTQIGKPIDEEIVHRVELFCRLTGKKEGDILTIDDCVEIIIKKDGIFKNSKGKKIIFFSKVDLMENLKIIEEIKIKLYEKKFHGEIIAGGIL